The region TCCGCCATATCCAGCATGCCCTCGTACAGCTCGTCCATCGCCGAGACGTCCGTATCGGCGGGCAGGCCGAGGGTGACGACGGCGTACCGGGGCACGCCGCCCATCGCGGCGATATCACTGACGTTGACCGCCAGCGCCTTCCAGCCCAGGTCGCGCCATGTGCCGACGCCCAACCGGAAATGCACGTCCTGCATCAGCGTGTCGGTGGTGAGCAGCTCAATGGCGTCGTCGGGACGCCATGCGGCGGCGTCGTCGCCAATGCCAATGACCAGGCGCGCGTTCCTCTGCCGTTCGTCGCGGGCAATGCGGTCGGCCAGCCGTTGAATGAGGCCAAACTCCCCGAGGCTCTGCACCTTCATAACACGTCAATTATACGGGCAGCACCTTCCCTGGAACAACGGCGGCTGGGCGATTGCCACGACGGGCCGCGCGCGGCGTACAATAGGTGATAAAGGCCGGGCTGTCCGAGGTATCGCGGTATGTATCATCAAAAGCCAAAGCCC is a window of Dehalococcoidia bacterium DNA encoding:
- a CDS encoding AIR synthase related protein, translated to MKVQSLGEFGLIQRLADRIARDERQRNARLVIGIGDDAAAWRPDDAIELLTTDTLMQDVHFRLGVGTWRDLGWKALAVNVSDIAAMGGVPRYAVVTLGLPADTDVSAMDELYEGMLDMA